TTCGCCGTCCGCCGGGGCGGGCTCGCCGGACTCCGGGTCGACCAGCCGTACGTCGAGTCCCGGCACGGGCTGTCCGCAGGAGCCTTCGGCATGCGTCCCGTTCAGCCGGTTCACGGCGATCGCGCCGCACGTCTCGGTGCTGCCGTAGTAGTCGAGGAGCGGCGCTCCCAGCAGGCGTTCGACCGACTGCCGCAACCGCACGGAACTCGGGGCACCGGCCACGACGGCCAACCGCAGCCCCGATCGCGGCGGTCCCTGGTCCTCGAAGTCCGCGGCGGCCGACGCCAGTTGGCGGTAGGTCGTGGGCACTCCCGCCAGCACGGTGAACGGCCCGCCGGCGTGTTCGCTCGAAGCGCGCACCGTACGCAGCAGTTCTCCGGGCGCGAGCAGCTCACCGGTGATGTGCGTGCTCGCGCCGACGGCGACGGTTCCCAGGATCGCGAGCGAGTGCCCGAAGCTGTGGAACAGCGGAAGCGGCCACAGCAGCCTGTCCTCGGCGGAGAACCCGAGGAGCGGGACGTAGCAGGCGGCGACCGACCACAACGCGCCGCGCTGCGTGGACATCACCCCTTTGGGTCGGCCCGTGGTGCCGGAGGTGTAGAGCAGCCACGCCGTCTCGTCGAGTGCGAGATCGTCCCGAGGGGGTTCGGCGCTGTCCGTGTCGGCCACGTCGCCGAACAGCACCGTCGAGGCAGGGGCGTTGGCGGGGACCGGGCCTTCGCCGGTCAGCAGCACGTGGGACGGTCGGCACTCGGGCGGCAGCCGCTTGACGCGCGCCAGGCGTGCGGGGTCGGTGATGACGACCGACGCCCCGCTGTCCGCGATGAAATGAGCGAGTTCCGCATCGGAGGTACGCGGGTTCAGCGGGACGCCGACCGCGCTCGCCCGGAGAACGGCCAGACAACTCTCCACCGTGTCCACGGACGTACCGACGCAGAAGGCCACCCGGTCGCCCCGGCCGACGCCCACCCGGGCGAGATGCGCCGCCAGTCTGGCGGTGCGCCGCTCCAGGTCGGCGTAGGAGACGCGGCGCGCGGAGTCGGAGAACACCGTGTGGTCCGGTGTGCGGCCGGCATGCGCTTGAAGCAGCTCGTACAGCGGCAGAACTTTTTCCTTGCTCAGCATGTTCCAACCCCCATGTTCCAACCCCCATGATCCAACCGCTGTGGGACTTGAGTTCCGGCGTCGCTCCGTCAGCCGAGTCGTCGGGCGAACGTGTCGTAGGCCCGGTCGTCGAAGAGGACGAAGCGCACCTCTTCGACCACTGTCCGCGCGTCCCGCACCGCCTCCACCGCGATGCGCGCCGCATCCTCCATCGGCCACCGGTACACACCGGTGGAGATCGCCGGGAACGCGACCGTCCGCGCACCCAGCTCCTCGGCCACCCGCAGGGACTCCCGGTAGCAGGAGGCCAGCAGGTCCGAGCGGTCCTCGGTGGACGACCAGACCGGGCCCACCGTATGGATCACGTACCGCGCGTCCAGCTCCCCCGCCGTCGTGGCGACCGCCTCTCCCGTGGGCAGACCCTTGCCGTAGCGGGAGGCGCGCAGCTTGCGGCACTCGTCGAGGATCGCGGGGCCGCCCCGGCGGTGGATCGCGCCGTCGACTCCTCCCCCGCCGAGGAGGGAGGAGTTCGCGGCGTTGACGATCGCGTCGGCGGTCTCCCGCGTGATGTCGCCCTGGACGAGCCTGATGGTGGTCATGACCGCCTCTATAGCAGCCCTGCCACCGATGACCGGCTATTTCCAGGCGACCGGCAGCGAGCGCACTCCGTGGACCGTGCTGGTCGACAGGGCCAGCGAATCGAGCGGGGCCGTCATGCGCAGGGACGGGAGCCTGCGGAACAGGGTGGACAGGCCCAGGCGGAGTTCGGTGCGGGCCAGCGACTGGCCGAGGCACTGGTGCAGGCCGTGCCCGAAGGCGAGGTGGCCGGCGGCGTCGCGGCGGACGTCGAGGGCGTCGGGGTCGGCGTACACGGCCGGGTCGCGGTTGGCGGCCTGCAACGCCACCACCACGCCCTCCCCCGCTCGGATGCGGACGCCGGACAGCTCGACGTCCTCCGTGGCGATCCGCCGTATGCCGGAGTGGATGACGGTCAGATGGCGCAGGAGTTCCTCCACCGCCCCCGGCCACAGGGAGTCGTCGGCGCGCAGCGCGGCCAGTTGGGCCGGGCTCTGGAGCAGGGCGATCACGGCGAGGGGGAACATGTTCGCCGTGGTCTCGTGGCCCGCCAGGAGGAGCAGGGAGACCATGCCCGTGGCTTCGTCGAGCGTGGCCTCGCCGGTCGCGACGCGCTCGGCGGCCAGGCGGGAGACGAGGTCGTCGGCGGGGTCGTGCGTGCGGCGCTCGATCAGGGCGCGCAGATAGCCGTAGAGCGCCATGCGGGCCGCCATCGCCTCGGCCGGGTCGCCGGCGACGCTGGTGAGGGCGTTGGACTTCTCGCGGAAGAAACCGTGGTCCTCGTAGGGGACGCCGAGCAGTTCGCAGATGGCGAGGGTGGGGAGGGGCAGCGCGTACGACGCCACCAGGTCCGCCTGCGTCGCGTCGCCGTCCGTCATCGCGTCCAGCAGGTCGTCGCAGATCCGCTGGACGGCGCCCTCCAGCTGCTCGATGCGCCGGAAGGTGAAGTCGGGGATCAGCATGCGGCGCAGCCGGGTGTGGTCCGGCGGGTCCATCTGGTGGAAGAGACCGGGGGCTTGGGGTGGGGCTCCGGGGCGGGTGTGGGGGAAGGCGGGGTGGTTGGCGTCGGCGCTGAAGCGCGGGTCGGCCAGGACCGTGCGGGCGTCCTCGTGCCGGGTGATCAGCCAGGGGCTGTTGTCGCCCCAGATCGTCACCCGGCGGATCGGTTCCTCGGACTGCCACTTGGCGTACTCGGGGGCCGGGTCGAGCAGGGGGCGGATCGTGGGGAGGGGCGGGTGGGTCGTCACTTCTGCGTGCCTTCCGTCGCATCGGGCGTCTCGTGCAGGCCGGCGAGGCCCAGCAGCAGGGACTTGACCTCGGTGGCCGCGTAGGCTTCCCGGGCCCGCTCCGGCTGCGAACACAGCAGTACGGGGCCGTGGTCGGGGTCGGCGGGCAGGCGGCCGTGGCTGCCGCGGACGCCGGACGGGTCCAGGGGGACGGTCTTGAGGCGGTAGCGGAAGCCGAGCTTCTTGCGGGCGACCTGGCCGACGGCGCGCAGCTTCACCGCGGGGACGGTCTCGTCGTAGAGGAGCTCGGCGGGGTCGTAGCCGGGCTTGCGGTGGATCTCGACCTGGCGGGCGAAGTCGGGGGCGCGGTCGTCGTCCAGCCAGTAGTAGTACGTGAACCAGGCGTCGGGGTCGGCGAGTGCGACGAGTTCGCCGGAGCGCTCGTGGTCCAGGCCGTGGGCGGACTTGCCGTCGGCGTCCAGCACCTGCTCCACGCCGTCGAGTTCGGCGACGAGCTTCGCGACCGCCTCGACGTCGGCCGGGTCGCGGACGTAGATGTGGGCGACCTGGTGATCGGCGACCGCGAAGGCGCGCGAGGTCCACGGGTCCAGGTACTCCATGCCGTCCTGCGTGTACACCTCCAGCAGCCCTGCCCGGCGCAGGGCGCGGTTGATGTCGACCGGGCGGGAGACCGGCGTGATGCCGTACTCGCTGAGCGCGACGACGGTGGCGCCCTCGCGCAGGAAGTGGTCGATCAACGGGCGTAGCGCATCGTCGAGTTGGCGGGCGGCGCGGATGGTTTCCGGCGAATCCGGGCCGGAGCGCTGGGGCTCGTAGTCCATCTGCGGGATGTAGACGAGGGTGAGGTCGGGGCGGTGTTCGTCGAAGACCTGGCGGGCGGCGGCCAGGATCCACTGGGTGGAGGGCATGCCCGCGTTCGGGCCCCAGTAGGTGAACAGGGGGAACGGGCCCAGCCGGTCGGTGAGTTCGTCGTGCAGGGACGGCGGCCAGGTGTAGCAGTCGGGTTCCCCGCGGCCGTCGGAGTAGTAGACGGGGCGCGGAGTGACCGTCCAGTCGACGCCGACGCCCATCGCGTACCACCAGCAGATGTTGGCGACCTTGTAGTCGGGGTTGGTCTTTCTGGCCGTCTCCCAGATCTTCTCGCCGCCGACGAGCGCGTTGTGCTGGCGCCACAGCATGACTTCGCCGAGGTCGCGGAAGTACCAGCCGTTCGCCACCGCGCCGTGCGTGGACGGGGGTTCGCCGGTGAGGAGGGTGGACTGGACGGTGCAGGTGACGGCGGGCAGCACGGTGTCGAGCCGGGCCTGGAAGCCGCGTTCGCCGAGGGCGGCGACGGCCGGCATGTGCTTCAGGAGGTTCGGGGTGAGGCCGACGATGTCGAGGACGACAACGCGGTTCACTGGGTGGTCGGTCGTCATGACGGGTCCTCCTTGAGGCCGAGGCCGGTCAACCGGTCGCGGGCCCAGGCGAGTTCGGCGGCGATGCCGCCGGGCAGGTCGGCGGGCGGTTCGGGGAGGACGGACCAGGTGTAGGTCTCGACCTCGATGTGGTCACAGGCGGCCGAGGGCCCGCCCAGCAGCCCGGCGAGGACCGGGTCGAGCTGGTCGGCGGTGGTGCGGAGCGGGGCTTCGGGCTCGGTGTGCAGCGGGGCGTGGAAGTGGACGCGCCAGGGGCCGCCGTCGGCGGGAAGGGCGCCGTCGAGGGCGTCCGGGAGGTCGTCGACGCCGAGGACGTCGCCGTCGGTCGCCGTCCGGGTCTGGTGCAGGAACCGGGGTTCGGCGAGCCGGTGCAGGGCGGCGCGGGCGGCGGGGTCGGCCGGGTTCGGGGCCTCCACGGCGCAGGACGCCTGGAGCTTGACGACGGGCAGCCCGGCTTCCGTGAGCCGCCGCAGCGCCTCGGCCGGTTCCTCGAACTGCACGGCGAGATGGCAGGCGTCGAGGCAGATGCCCAGCCGGTCGGGGTCCAGTCCGCCCAGTTCCCGTACCGCCTGCGTGGTGGTCTCGACGACGCACCCGGGCTCCGGTTCGAAGCCGACGCGGATACGACGGCCCGTCCACGCCTCCAGCGCGGCGAGCCCGGTGGCCAGCCGGTCCAGGGCGTGTCGGGCCTCCTCGGCACAGACGGGCGTCCACGGGGTGCGCCAGGCGAGCGGGAGGGTGGAGACGCTGCCGTGGCCGACGTCGTCCGGGAGGAGGGCGGCGAGGACGCGGGCGCAGTCCAGGGTGTACTTCAGCCGGGCCTCGTCGGCCCAGTCGGGTTCGTACACGTCCTTCTTGACGACCTCGCGGTGGAAGCCGGCGTACGGGAAGGCGTTGAGGGTGACGGTCTCCAGCCCGCGCGCCCGCAGTTCGGTCTTCAGACGCGTCAACCTGCCTTCGTCATCGGCGAGTTCGGTGACGACCGGGCGCGCCAGCCACAGCCCGATGCCGAGCCGTTCGGTCCCGAGCCGTTCGCGCACGGGCTCGGCGTACTCGGCGAGCTGGGCGATCACGCCCTGGAGATCCTCCGCCTGGTGGACGTTGCTGCAGTAGCCGAGGTGGACGGTCGTACCGTCCGGATGCAGAAACCGCATGGACCGCTCACGCTCCCCCGCGACGTATGGAGTTGCCCCGGAAGGTGGCCTCCTCGTCCGGCTTGGGCTCCTCCAGCTCCAGCCGCCCGCTCTGACCGTAGAAGGCGACGGGGTTGCGCCACAGCACCTCGTCCACGGCGTCGTCGTCGAACCCGGCGGCGAGCATCGCGTCAGCCGTCTTACGGGTCTTGAGCGGATCGGAACGTCCCTAGTCGGCAGCCGAGTTGACGAGCACCCGCTCCGTCCCGTGCTCCTTGAGGATCTCCACCATCCGGTCCTCGCTCATCTTGGTCTTCGGGTAGATCGAGAACCCGGCCCAGCAGCCGCTGTCCAGGACCATGCCGACGGTGAGCTCGTTGAGGTGGTCGAGGACGACGAGTTCGGGGGCGATGCCCGACTCCCGTACGACGTCCAGGGTGCGCCGGGTACCGGCCGCCTTGTCGCGGTGCGGGGTGTGCACGAGGGCGGGCAGTTCGTGCTCGATGGCCAGCTGGAGCTGGCGCGCGAGCGCCTCGTCCTCCTCCGGCGTCATCGAGTCGTAGCCGATCTCCCCGACGGCGACGACCCGGTCCTTGGCGAGATAGCGGTCCAGTTCGTCGAGGACCGGGAGGCAACGGGGGTCGTTGGCCTCCTTCGGGTTGAGCGCGATCGTGCAGAAGTGCTGGATGCCGAACTGGGCGGCCCGGTACGGCTCCCAGCCCAGCAGCCCGTCGAAGTAGTCGTAGAAGCTCTCCGGCGAGGTACGAGGCTGGCCCAGCCAGAAGGCGGGCTCGACGACGGCGCGCACCCCGGCCGCGTACATCGCCTCGTAGTCGTCGGTCGTCCGGGAGGTCATATGGATATGGGGGTCGAAGATGCGCACAGTCAGCCCTCTTCCTTGAGTACGTCCGTGAGTGGGTCCGTTGATCGGCCTGTTGGTGCGTGCTCGAGTTCTGCGCCGGCGACGTCCGGGAAGGCACGGACGACGGGCAGGATGTCCTGGGGTACGTCCCGTCCCGCCACGATCCGCTCGCTGGCGAAGTCGGCGAGCATACGGGCCAGTTCGCGGTCGGCGCGAGCGTCGAGGCCGGTGACGCGGTCCAGCGGGATCTCGTAGAAGACGCACTTCAGTACGGCCTGGCGGTGCTCGGCGTCCGGGAGGTGCGCGGCGGCGTACGGGCCGAGGGCGGCCTCGATCAGGGTGGTGTCGTTGCCGCGCAGGCTCTCCCGCACCAGGGGCAGGGCGAGGTCGTCCAGGTCGAGCAGCGGCAGGGTGCGCAGGACGGCGCGCTGTTCCGCGGGGTCGCCGTGGCGGTGGAGGCGGGTGACCTCGTCGGCGAGGGCCTGGCCGCGCAGGGGCAGTGCGGTGAGCAGGACGGCCCGGGCGGCCTCGTCGACGGCCCAGTACCCGTCGAGGCGCCCATGTCCGCAACGCCTACGGGCGGCGGGGAAGAGCCGTCGTACGGCGGCGGGATCGGCGGCGATCTTGGCGACGCTCGCGTCCAGCCAGGTACTGGCTGTGCCGTCCAGTACGGCGATCAGGGCGCGGTGGGGATCGGGCGGAGCCGAGGGCGAGGCGGTCGTGACAGCCATGGAGGTACAACTTCGCAGGGGTGGGAGGAGTTGAGCCGAGCCAGCAGGAGGGCCGGGCGGTGTCTACTGGCCCGCCGCGGTCTTCACGGCCGCGCGCAGGAACTCGATCGAGCGGCGGGCGACGTCGGGCGCGTCGAGCGAGCCGCCCTGGATCTCGACGGAGACCAGGCCGCGATGCCCGAGGTCACGCAAGGCGGCCAGAACGGGCGGGAAGTCGATCTCGCCCGCGCCGAATTCGAGGTGCTGGTGGATGCCGCGCCGCATGTCCTCGATCTGCACGTTGCGCAGGAGCGGTGCCGCCCGGCGCACGCAGTCGAGCACGGGGCGTTCCTCCACGCAGTGCGCGTGGCCGACGTCCAGGGTGATCGCGAACAGCTCGTGCCCGTCGACCAGTTGGGCGAGGTGCAGGCACCGGTCCACGGTGTCGACGAACATGTACGGCTCCGGCTCGAAGGCCAGCGCCACCCCGTACGTCTCCGCCGTCTCCAGCACGGCCTCCACACCGGCCGCGAGCCGCTTCCACGCGTCCCGCTCCGGCAGCCCGTCAGGCGCCGGGCCGCTGCACAGATGGACGGTGGGCGAGCCGAGGTCGGCCGCGATACGCAGGGCGCGGCGCAGCAGGTCGACCCTGCGCTCGGAACCGTCCGACATCAGCGTGGGCAGGTGCTTGCCCCACGGGTCGAGGAAGTACGGCGCACCGGTCTCCACCGTCACGTCCAGGCCGTGCCGCGCGAGTTGCCGGGCGAGGGCGGCGACACGCCGGGGCAGATCGTCGGCGTACGGGTCGAGGTGGCCGTGGTCGAGGGTGAGGGCGACACCGTCGTAGCCGAGGTCGGCGAGAACGGCCAGGACGTCGGTCAGCCGGTGGTGGGTGAAGCCGTTGGTGCCGTAGCCGAATCTGAGATCGGTGGGGGGAGGTCTCATGGTGCCGGTTCCTCGCACGGAGGGTGTGGTGGGTCTCAGGTGGGCGATATGCGCCGGGCCAGCCGTCGCGCGAGGGGATGGACGACACCGAGCGCCGCGGCGACACCAGGCGCCCCGCCGCGTGCGGTGAGCGCCGCCTGAAGGGGCATCAGCCCGAGAATCCCGGCCCCGACGGCCCGCCGTACGTTCTCCCCCGAGGGTTCCTTTACGGCGCGGGCCTGGGCGGTGCCGTAGGTACCGAGGTAGGCGAGGGCGGCGGTGGCGGTGAGGGCGATGCGGAGCTTGTCGGAGGGGGCGGTACGGAGTTTTTCAGAAGGGGCGATGCGGAGCTTCTTGGAAGTGGCGGCGGCAGCAACGCCTTTGAGGGGCGCGGGGCTGTGTCGAACAGCGGCTCCGCCGCGGGGCGCGACAAGCCACGACGGCGCAGCAGACGCGCGACGACGCACGGTGGCACTTCCTACGGCGGCCCTTTTGACCGGAACGGCCGCAGCCAAGGTCGTCGCCGTAGACACGGCAAGAGTCGCAACCGGAACCCGCACCGGCGCCCCGGCGATCTCATGCCGACTGAGCGCCATCAACGTGCCGGTATGAACACCGACCAGCGCAGCCGGCACCGCAGCACGCCGCAGCGCGACGCCGACCGACACGGCACCGGGGCCCGAGCCGGAGGCAACCGCTCCAGCCAGGACGTCCAGTACCCGGGCCCCCGCCATGGCAACTCCGCCCATCGGCGTGGACTTGAGCTTCAGGTCATACGCCCACACCAGCCCAGCCAGAGGAAGCGCGGCGCAAACGCTGCGTCGGCCCCCCGCGGCGGCGGCGAGACCGAGCCCCGCCACAGTGAGCCCACCGGCCACACCGAGCGCGGTACGACGCTGAACACGCCCCGAGGGCACAGGGCGGTCCGGCCTCTCGACGGAGTCCACCGTGGCGTCGGCATAGTCGTTGAGGGCCATGCCGGCCCAGTACAGGCACACGGAGGAACCGATCACTCCGAGGGTGCGGGCGCCCAGCGGACGTCCGGCGGCGGCCGCTCCCGCGATCACGTCACCCGGGACACTCAACGCGGCCGGCGCTCTGACGAGCAGGGCGAGGTCGGTGAGGCGCACGGCAGACCGGGATCCGAAGCGGGCAACCGCTTTCCGATCTTTCATGGCGGCACCTTACTCGCGGCTGTTGAGCATTCAGGTACCTACCCTCCGGTAAGGGGAGTGACAAAGAAGACACAGATTTCTCTTACCGTGCGGCCCGAACTACCGGTAAACGTGGATCGTTTGAGCAGACTCACCGCGCTCGGCACTCAACGCACCCGGCACTCACGGCTCCTGACGCAGCCGCCGCCACACCGCCTTGGCCGCGTTGTGCCCCGACATGCCGTGCACGCCCGGTCCGGGCGGGGTGGCCGACGAGCAGATGTAGACCGCCGGGTGCGGGGTGGTGTAGGGGAAGAGCGACAGCTTGGGGCGCAGCAGGAGTTGGAGTCCGGAGGCCGCGCCGGAGGCGATGTCCCCGCCGACGTAGTTGGCGTTGCGGACGGCGAGTTCGGCCGGGCCTGCCGTGGCGCGGGCGAGGACACGGTCGCGGAACCCCGGGGCGAAGCGCTCCAGTTGGCGCTCGATGGCGTCCGTGAGGTCTCCGGTCCAGCCGTTCGGCACATGCCCGTACGCCCAGAAGGCGTGCTTGCCGTCGGGAGCCCGGCTGGGGTCGACGACGCTGGGCTGCACCGTGATCATGAACGGCTTGTCCGGCGCCCGGCCCTCTCGGGACGCTTCCCGCAGCGCCGTGCCGATCTCCGCGCGGTCCGCGCCGATCTGCACGGTGCCGGCACGGCGGGCCTCCGGCGCGGTCCACGGCACCGGGCCGTCCAGCGCGTAGTCGATCTTGAAGGCGCCGGGGCCGTAGCGGTAGCCCTCGTAGTACCGGCCGAGGCCGGCGATGCGGGCCAGCGCGGTGGGTGAGGTGTCGAAGACGTACGCGCGCGCGGGCGGCAGGTCGTCGAGCCGCTTGACCTCGTAGTCGGTGTGGACGCTGCCGCCGAGGTCTTCCAGATACGCGGTGAGGGCGTCGGAGATCGACTGGGAGCCGCCGCGGGCCACCGGCCAGCCGCGGGCGTGGGCGGAGAGCGCGAAGACCAGGCCGATGGCGCCGGTGGCGAAGCCGTTGAGCGGGGCCATGACGTGCGCGACGAGGCCGGAGAACAGGGTCCTGGCCCGCTCGTCGCGGAAGAGGCGCATCAGCCATGTCGACGGGGGCAGCCCGACGAGGCCGAACCGGGCGAGGGTGACGGGGTCGCGGGGCAGGGCGGTGAGGGGCAGGGACATGAAGTCGCGGGCGAGCGTGTCCCACTTGGCCAGGAACGGCTCGACCAGCCTGCGGTACGTCCCCGCGTCGCGCGGGCCGAAGGAGGCGGCGGTCTCGGCGACGGAACGGGACAGCACGGCGGCGGTGCCGTCGGTGAAGGGGTGCGCCATGGGCAGCTCGGCGTGCAGCCAGTCGAGGCCGTAGCGGTCGAGCGGCATGGTCCGGAACACGGGCGAGTTGATGCCCAGGGGGTGCGCGGCGGAGCACGGGTCGTGCCGGAAGCCGGGCAGGGTCAGCTCTTCCGTGCGGGCACCCCCGCCGACGGTGTCACGCGCCTCGAACACGGCCACGGAGAAGCCGCGCCGGGCCAGCTCCACGGCAGCGGTCAGCCCGTTCGGCCCCGCACCCACCACGACCGCATCGAGCATCGACGGCACCTTCGGACTCCTTCGTCAGCCGACGGCCTTGAAGGATCAGGATATGCCGGGCCACTGACAGCGCAGGGGCGCGGGTAAAGTCCGCCGGGTGACGCGCCGCTTCCGCTTCCCTGTGCCCGAGGACGGTCTGTGGCACTGGTTCGAGGTGGGGGACGCCGGTCGGGTGGTGCGGCAGATCTCCTTCCGGGGGCCGGATTCGGTGCCCGTGGTGGCCGCCGAACCGGTCGAGGTGGCGCGGACACGGCAGGCGTGCGGGGAGTGGGGCGTGCGGCTGTACGAGACCGTGTACGGGGTGCCGGTGCGGGAGCCGGTCGTGGAGCCGCCGGACGCCCGGTCGGTCGACTCGCGGGAGTTCGATGTGGCGTGGGGCCGTGCCCGGTCCTTCCGCCGGTGCCACGTCCGTCACGACACCGGTCCCCTGCCGGTCGGGACACGCCTGTCGGGGACGTTCACCGTGTCGCCCTGGGGTCCCGGTGTCACGGGGGTGTTCGTCGACGTCGGTCTGCCCGCCGCCGGCTTCGTGGACGCCTTGGTGCTGCTGCGCGCGGAATGCGAGTGGCCGGCGGACGGCACTCCCGCCGAGTTCGAGGTGGTCGACCTCCGTGTCGGCGGGGGCCGCCCCCAGATCAGGCTGCGTCCGACAGCAGTGCCCGCACCCGGCGAGCCGTGGCCGCGTCCCGGGCCGCCGTGAACGGCAGGACGTTGCCGCCGGTGATGCGGAACGGCTCGCCCGCCCGGGTCAGGTGGGCGCCGCCCGCCTCCTCGACCAGGAGAATGCCCGCCGCATGGTCCCAGGCGGCCTCCCAGCTGAACGCTGTCGCATCCAACTCGCCCCGGGCTACGGCGAGATACTCCAGCCCCGCGGAACCGCAGGCGCGCGGCGCGACTCCCTCGGTCCACAGGCCGAGCAGGGCCTCCTTCTGCTCGTCGGTCGTGTAGTCCGGGTGGGACGTGGCGACTTCCAGGTCACGGCCGGATTCCGGCGCGCCGGAGTGCAGCCGCTCGCCGTCGAGGAAGGCGCCCCGGCCCCGTATCGCCGTGGCCAGCTGGTCACGGGCGGGGGCGTAGGTCCAGGAGGCGAGCAGGACGCCGCGCTGTGCGAGCGCGACCAGGGTGCAGAAGCCGGAGTCTCCGTGCACGAACTGGCGGGTGCCGTCGACGGGGTCGACGATCCAGACGGGGGCGTCGCCCTGGAGCGCGTCGTACGACGCCGGGTTGGCGTGCACCGCCTCCTCGCCGACCACGACCGAGCCGGGCAGGAGGGCGCCGAGCGCCTCGGTGAGGTACTGCTCGGCGAACCGGTCGGCGTCGGTCACCAGGTCGTGCGGTCCGGCCTTCTGGTCGACCTCGTGCGCGGCGAGCTGCCGGAAGCGCGGCATGATCTCGGCCGCGGCCGCCTTGCGGACGGCTTCCGCCACGTCGGCCGAGTGCTGTGCGAGAAACTCGTCGATGGTTTCGTTGTCTTCGATCACTCCTCCATGAGAGCACGCCCCACTGACAAACCCCGCCCGCCCGATGGACGCCGGATGGCGTCGGCGTGAATAGGAGGGGCACGTATCAGCAGGTCAGAGGCGCTCCCGCGGCCCTCCGAGGCCCGCCCACAGCGCCCAAGACCCACCCACGACGCCCGAGGCCGGCCCTCAGCGCCCGACCGCGTACCCCTGCATCCCCCGCGGGTTCGCCGCCGCCGACA
Above is a window of Streptomyces sp. DT2A-34 DNA encoding:
- a CDS encoding O-acetyl-ADP-ribose deacetylase; this translates as MTTIRLVQGDITRETADAIVNAANSSLLGGGGVDGAIHRRGGPAILDECRKLRASRYGKGLPTGEAVATTAGELDARYVIHTVGPVWSSTEDRSDLLASCYRESLRVAEELGARTVAFPAISTGVYRWPMEDAARIAVEAVRDARTVVEEVRFVLFDDRAYDTFARRLG
- a CDS encoding cytochrome P450, translated to MTTHPPLPTIRPLLDPAPEYAKWQSEEPIRRVTIWGDNSPWLITRHEDARTVLADPRFSADANHPAFPHTRPGAPPQAPGLFHQMDPPDHTRLRRMLIPDFTFRRIEQLEGAVQRICDDLLDAMTDGDATQADLVASYALPLPTLAICELLGVPYEDHGFFREKSNALTSVAGDPAEAMAARMALYGYLRALIERRTHDPADDLVSRLAAERVATGEATLDEATGMVSLLLLAGHETTANMFPLAVIALLQSPAQLAALRADDSLWPGAVEELLRHLTVIHSGIRRIATEDVELSGVRIRAGEGVVVALQAANRDPAVYADPDALDVRRDAAGHLAFGHGLHQCLGQSLARTELRLGLSTLFRRLPSLRMTAPLDSLALSTSTVHGVRSLPVAWK
- a CDS encoding alkaline phosphatase family protein, whose product is MTTDHPVNRVVVLDIVGLTPNLLKHMPAVAALGERGFQARLDTVLPAVTCTVQSTLLTGEPPSTHGAVANGWYFRDLGEVMLWRQHNALVGGEKIWETARKTNPDYKVANICWWYAMGVGVDWTVTPRPVYYSDGRGEPDCYTWPPSLHDELTDRLGPFPLFTYWGPNAGMPSTQWILAAARQVFDEHRPDLTLVYIPQMDYEPQRSGPDSPETIRAARQLDDALRPLIDHFLREGATVVALSEYGITPVSRPVDINRALRRAGLLEVYTQDGMEYLDPWTSRAFAVADHQVAHIYVRDPADVEAVAKLVAELDGVEQVLDADGKSAHGLDHERSGELVALADPDAWFTYYYWLDDDRAPDFARQVEIHRKPGYDPAELLYDETVPAVKLRAVGQVARKKLGFRYRLKTVPLDPSGVRGSHGRLPADPDHGPVLLCSQPERAREAYAATEVKSLLLGLAGLHETPDATEGTQK
- the eboE gene encoding metabolite traffic protein EboE: MRFLHPDGTTVHLGYCSNVHQAEDLQGVIAQLAEYAEPVRERLGTERLGIGLWLARPVVTELADDEGRLTRLKTELRARGLETVTLNAFPYAGFHREVVKKDVYEPDWADEARLKYTLDCARVLAALLPDDVGHGSVSTLPLAWRTPWTPVCAEEARHALDRLATGLAALEAWTGRRIRVGFEPEPGCVVETTTQAVRELGGLDPDRLGICLDACHLAVQFEEPAEALRRLTEAGLPVVKLQASCAVEAPNPADPAARAALHRLAEPRFLHQTRTATDGDVLGVDDLPDALDGALPADGGPWRVHFHAPLHTEPEAPLRTTADQLDPVLAGLLGGPSAACDHIEVETYTWSVLPEPPADLPGGIAAELAWARDRLTGLGLKEDPS
- a CDS encoding EboA domain-containing protein, producing the protein MAVTTASPSAPPDPHRALIAVLDGTASTWLDASVAKIAADPAAVRRLFPAARRRCGHGRLDGYWAVDEAARAVLLTALPLRGQALADEVTRLHRHGDPAEQRAVLRTLPLLDLDDLALPLVRESLRGNDTTLIEAALGPYAAAHLPDAEHRQAVLKCVFYEIPLDRVTGLDARADRELARMLADFASERIVAGRDVPQDILPVVRAFPDVAGAELEHAPTGRSTDPLTDVLKEEG
- a CDS encoding sugar phosphate isomerase/epimerase codes for the protein MRPPPTDLRFGYGTNGFTHHRLTDVLAVLADLGYDGVALTLDHGHLDPYADDLPRRVAALARQLARHGLDVTVETGAPYFLDPWGKHLPTLMSDGSERRVDLLRRALRIAADLGSPTVHLCSGPAPDGLPERDAWKRLAAGVEAVLETAETYGVALAFEPEPYMFVDTVDRCLHLAQLVDGHELFAITLDVGHAHCVEERPVLDCVRRAAPLLRNVQIEDMRRGIHQHLEFGAGEIDFPPVLAALRDLGHRGLVSVEIQGGSLDAPDVARRSIEFLRAAVKTAAGQ
- a CDS encoding SCO3242 family prenyltransferase, whose translation is MKDRKAVARFGSRSAVRLTDLALLVRAPAALSVPGDVIAGAAAAGRPLGARTLGVIGSSVCLYWAGMALNDYADATVDSVERPDRPVPSGRVQRRTALGVAGGLTVAGLGLAAAAGGRRSVCAALPLAGLVWAYDLKLKSTPMGGVAMAGARVLDVLAGAVASGSGPGAVSVGVALRRAAVPAALVGVHTGTLMALSRHEIAGAPVRVPVATLAVSTATTLAAAVPVKRAAVGSATVRRRASAAPSWLVAPRGGAAVRHSPAPLKGVAAAATSKKLRIAPSEKLRTAPSDKLRIALTATAALAYLGTYGTAQARAVKEPSGENVRRAVGAGILGLMPLQAALTARGGAPGVAAALGVVHPLARRLARRISPT
- a CDS encoding NAD(P)/FAD-dependent oxidoreductase, yielding MLDAVVVGAGPNGLTAAVELARRGFSVAVFEARDTVGGGARTEELTLPGFRHDPCSAAHPLGINSPVFRTMPLDRYGLDWLHAELPMAHPFTDGTAAVLSRSVAETAASFGPRDAGTYRRLVEPFLAKWDTLARDFMSLPLTALPRDPVTLARFGLVGLPPSTWLMRLFRDERARTLFSGLVAHVMAPLNGFATGAIGLVFALSAHARGWPVARGGSQSISDALTAYLEDLGGSVHTDYEVKRLDDLPPARAYVFDTSPTALARIAGLGRYYEGYRYGPGAFKIDYALDGPVPWTAPEARRAGTVQIGADRAEIGTALREASREGRAPDKPFMITVQPSVVDPSRAPDGKHAFWAYGHVPNGWTGDLTDAIERQLERFAPGFRDRVLARATAGPAELAVRNANYVGGDIASGAASGLQLLLRPKLSLFPYTTPHPAVYICSSATPPGPGVHGMSGHNAAKAVWRRLRQEP
- a CDS encoding inositol monophosphatase family protein, producing the protein MIEDNETIDEFLAQHSADVAEAVRKAAAAEIMPRFRQLAAHEVDQKAGPHDLVTDADRFAEQYLTEALGALLPGSVVVGEEAVHANPASYDALQGDAPVWIVDPVDGTRQFVHGDSGFCTLVALAQRGVLLASWTYAPARDQLATAIRGRGAFLDGERLHSGAPESGRDLEVATSHPDYTTDEQKEALLGLWTEGVAPRACGSAGLEYLAVARGELDATAFSWEAAWDHAAGILLVEEAGGAHLTRAGEPFRITGGNVLPFTAARDAATARRVRALLSDAA